From Aedes albopictus strain Foshan chromosome 1, AalbF5, whole genome shotgun sequence, one genomic window encodes:
- the LOC134284145 gene encoding heat shock protein 83-like, translated as MATKIRLTCARDAGRIRALDRNNEIGDVLRDRLYRILSKADLVSNLRRIEYGTKPFMEAGDVSMVVLFWSGFLSCWTSNSNYDKKYVWESSAGGCFTVRQNTGESLGRGTKIVLHINEYQLEYMEESKIKAIVNKHSQFIGYLIKIPVEKERKKEVSDDEAEEMDEKNQEEGKKKKKKAVKV; from the exons ATGGCGACGAAAATCAGACTCACGTGTGCACGGGACGCTGGA AGGATTCGTGCCTTAGATCGTAATAATGAAATCGGTGATGTTTTGAGGGATCGGTTGTACCGGATCTTGTCCAAGGCCGATTTGGTCAGCAACCTGCGAAGGATCGAATACGGAACGAAGCCGTTCATGGAAGCCGGAGACGTCAGCATGGTCGTTCTGTTCTGGTCTGGCTTTCTTTCTTGCTGGACGTCCAACAGCAACTACGATAAAAAGTACGTGTGGGAATCGTCTGCTGGAGGTTGCTTCACCGTCCGTCAGAACACCGGAGAATCCCTCGGCCGTGGTACCAAGATCGTCCTCCACATCAATGAATATCAGCTGGAATACATGGAGGAGAGCAAGATCAAGGCCATCGTGAATAAACACTCGCAGTTCATTGGATACCTAATCAAAATTCCGGTAGAAAAAGAACGCAAGAAAGAGGTAAGTGACGATGAAGCGGAAGAAATGGACGAGAAAAATCAGGAAGAaggcaagaagaagaagaaaaaggccGTCAAGGTTTAG
- the LOC115259220 gene encoding uncharacterized protein LOC115259220 — MTNFVLFFVLLVSTFCGVRSLECYSCDSDLMDADCDSINTLQKRACPEVSDSSLVSLTCGYKRVQVGNLTDRIFRGCMVAGECYLLNRQAELTSKYRMVSCVECNSDHCNTMRSGAGRQTAGSILLLLLVAIFKSFAM, encoded by the exons ATGACGAACTTTGTGTTGTTCTTTGTATTACTGGTGTCCACTTTCTGCGGGGTCCGAAGTTTGGAGTGCTATAGTTGCGATTCCGATCTGATGGATGCCGATTGCGACAGTATCAATACTCTGCAGAAGCGGGCCTGCCCGGAAGTGTCCGATTCTAGCTTGGTGTCGCTAACCTGCGGTTATAAGCGTGTTCAAG TTGGCAACCTGACGGACCGAATCTTCCGTGGATGCATGGTCGCTGGCGAGTGCTACCTGCTCAACCGACAAGCCGAGCTGACTTCGAAGTATCGCATGGTGTCCTGCGTGGAATGCAACTCGGATCACTGTAATACGATGAGAAGCGGTGCTGGTCGACAGACAGCTGGAAGTATTCTGCTGCTACTTTTAGTGGCTATTTTTAAGAGTTTTGCAATGTGA